One Archocentrus centrarchus isolate MPI-CPG fArcCen1 chromosome 14, fArcCen1, whole genome shotgun sequence DNA window includes the following coding sequences:
- the LOC115791461 gene encoding olfactory receptor 1-like, whose product MDFFNSALGKNITFVRPAYFIISGFIGIPNIKYYYVFLFFVYIISVLANTAVMGVICLDRNLRTPKYVAVFNLTLADLLGNSAIVPKVLDIFLFNHPQIPYSDCLTFLFFCYLCLSMQALNLVALSYDRVIAIVYPLHYPVKVTHGFMFSLIASFWVFVITVILIAVGLLTRLSFCQSVVIKSYFCDHGQIYRLACNDYTPSFIIAKILPVLVLWLPLTIVLMSYLCISYALAKVATVQERMKGFKTCTAHLSLVAIYFIPVLITFTLGANIDPNARIINLSLTSVFPPMLNPIIYVLQTREIKESLKKFISKQNLIDKSKTSCG is encoded by the exons ATGGACTTCTTCAACTCTGCACTTGGGAAAAATATTACTTTTGTGCGCCCTGCATATTTCATTATAAGTGGATTTATTGGGATTCCTAATATTAAATACTATtatgtctttctgttttttgtgtatATTATTTCAGTCCTGGCGAACACAGCTGTAATGGGGGTCATATGCTTGGATCGTAATCTAAGAACACCAAAATATGTTGCAGTTTTTAATCTCACTTTGGCAGATCTGTTAGGAAACTCTGCCATTGTGCCAAAAGTTCTTGATATCTTTTTGTTTAATCACCCCCAGATTCCTTATAGCGATTGCTTGACattcctgtttttctgctatCTTTGCCTTTCCATGCAGGCTCTAAATCTGGTTGCTCTGTCATATGACAGAGTTATAGCTATCGTTTACCCACTGCATTATCCAGTGAAGGTGACTCACGGGTTCATGTTCTCTTTGATTGCCTCTTTCTGGGTATTTGTCATTACTGTTATTCTCATTGCAGTTGGCCTTCTTACAAGACTTTCCTTCTGTCAGTCAGTTGTTATTAAAAGCTATTTTTGTGACCATGGCCAGATATACCGTCTTGCATGCAATGACTATACACCCAGCTTTATAATTGCTAAGATTTTGCCAGTTCTTGTTCTTTGGCTTCCTCTTACAATTGTTTTGATGAGTTACCTGTGTATCAGCTATGCTTTAGCTAAAGTAGCCACAGTCCAAGAAAGAATGAAAGGTTTTAAAACCTGCACAGCTCATCTGTCATTAGTGGCAATCTATTTCATCCCAGTATTAATCACATTTACTCTAGGTGCAAACATAGACCCAAATGCCAGGATCATAAACCTGTCTCTGACCTCGGTCTTTCCCCCAATGCTGAACCCAATCATATATGTTCTACAGACACGAGAAATCAAAGAATCTCTGAAAAAGTT TATTTCCAAACAGAACTTAATTGATAAAAGCAAAACTTCATGTGGTTGA